Proteins encoded in a region of the Novipirellula caenicola genome:
- a CDS encoding metallophosphoesterase: MLTPNRWWFILLAVLVGHFGIHLAIYNRINGFGIPRRTIKRIVKVFFVSAITLPFVVGYLYFDTFQKLLVEPEASVYFPPVVMAYGVVCLASWLVLGVPWLLWRPIFGVECVGAERTIEVVDVQRAVNRPLALTTKCKFESKLPLNQIFDLAIERIMLPVAGLPAKLDGYRIAHLSDIHLTGDVHPDYAKYVVTRATDWRPDMMVITGDIIDRQSCVDWLPEIFAAADAADGCYYVLGNHDTRIEDSRQTRRAMDLAGWTDLGSDSVLCHLRGQSARIIGNEYPWFDRPELQPNDGSEFRILVSHSPDQIGWARRHGIQLMMAGHTHGGQGRLPLIGPILSPSFHGSRFASGDFYKPPTTMHVSRGLGGVHLMRIHCRPELSLITLRPQQPK, encoded by the coding sequence ATGCTTACGCCCAATCGATGGTGGTTCATTCTGCTGGCTGTCCTGGTTGGCCATTTCGGCATCCATCTGGCAATTTATAACCGCATCAACGGCTTTGGGATTCCACGTCGCACGATCAAGCGAATAGTCAAAGTCTTTTTTGTTTCGGCAATCACGCTGCCTTTCGTCGTAGGTTACCTCTACTTCGACACGTTTCAGAAACTGCTCGTCGAACCGGAGGCGAGTGTTTACTTTCCGCCTGTCGTGATGGCGTACGGCGTGGTTTGTTTGGCGAGTTGGTTGGTGTTAGGCGTGCCCTGGTTGCTTTGGCGTCCTATCTTTGGAGTCGAGTGCGTTGGTGCTGAACGCACGATCGAAGTGGTGGATGTGCAGCGTGCTGTGAACCGACCATTGGCGTTGACGACAAAATGCAAGTTCGAGTCCAAGCTGCCTCTAAATCAGATTTTTGATTTGGCGATTGAGCGGATCATGTTGCCGGTGGCGGGGTTGCCCGCCAAGCTGGATGGCTACCGGATCGCACATTTGAGCGACATTCACTTGACGGGCGATGTTCATCCAGACTATGCCAAATACGTGGTCACGCGGGCGACCGATTGGCGACCGGACATGATGGTGATCACAGGCGACATCATCGACCGCCAGTCGTGTGTTGATTGGCTTCCCGAGATTTTTGCCGCGGCCGATGCAGCGGACGGTTGTTATTACGTCTTAGGAAATCACGACACGCGTATCGAGGACTCGCGGCAAACGCGTCGAGCCATGGATTTGGCTGGCTGGACTGATCTCGGCTCTGATTCCGTGCTTTGCCATTTGCGAGGCCAATCGGCGCGGATCATTGGCAACGAGTATCCGTGGTTCGATCGGCCGGAGTTGCAGCCCAATGATGGCAGCGAGTTTCGGATTTTGGTGAGTCATAGTCCCGATCAAATCGGGTGGGCACGTCGGCACGGCATTCAGTTGATGATGGCTGGACACACGCATGGCGGTCAGGGGCGGTTGCCGCTGATTGGTCCCATCCTCAGCCCCAGTTTTCACGGCAGCCGATTTGCGTCAGGTGACTTTTACAAGCCGCCGACAACGATGCATGTCTCACGTGGACTCGGCGGAGTCCATTTGATGCGAATCCACTGTCGTCCCGAGTTGTCGCTCATCACCCTGCGTCCCCAGCAGCCAAAGTAA
- a CDS encoding histidine phosphatase family protein gives MDDPSAAALGKRRRLILMRHAKSDWADEGLSDHDRPLNKRGRRDAPQMAEWLREIDCLPDVVLCSSAARTRETLERMQDSFRSDVIVSYSESLYLASPETIANVVASDSCDASTVMVLAHNPGMAYLVSQLAGQMVDMPTAAIAIFEVLVTDWSQFRLSSSVKLEHFMRPKAL, from the coding sequence ATGGATGATCCATCCGCCGCAGCTTTAGGGAAACGCCGCCGACTGATTTTGATGCGGCATGCAAAGAGTGACTGGGCGGACGAAGGGCTTTCGGATCACGACCGTCCGCTCAATAAACGCGGCAGGCGTGATGCGCCGCAGATGGCTGAATGGCTTCGTGAGATCGATTGTTTGCCTGACGTCGTGCTCTGTTCATCGGCGGCGCGAACGCGAGAAACGCTCGAGCGGATGCAGGATTCGTTTCGCTCGGACGTGATTGTTAGCTACTCGGAGTCGCTGTATTTGGCATCGCCCGAGACAATCGCCAACGTGGTTGCCTCGGATAGCTGTGACGCGTCCACGGTGATGGTGTTAGCGCACAACCCAGGGATGGCGTATCTGGTGTCGCAATTGGCTGGGCAGATGGTCGACATGCCGACTGCCGCGATTGCCATCTTTGAAGTCTTGGTAACTGATTGGAGCCAGTTCCGGCTGAGCAGTTCGGTCAAGCTTGAACATTTCATGCGACCGAAGGCTTTGTAG
- a CDS encoding glycosyltransferase family 2 protein, whose translation MAGRQLDVVIPVFNEIEIIETLHTRVDAACKKSGLRYRINYVDDGSSDGTAEWIVENAINMSASPDEAVQLISLSRNFGQPAAIVAGLDSTDADCVVLMDGDLQDPPELIMQMVDRWREGAEVVIPQRTARKETFVRGLGFAAFHRLFRFLSESKVPSNTGTFCLMSRNAVEAVCRLPETHRFFPALRAWVGFKVSIILFERQERAGGEPKQNFVRLFRYAMDAIFGNSLKPLRFLTVSGAILCFLSIAAATWFAAKRISGLETASLGFTTIACAILGLGGFQLIAAGILGEYIGRIYDEVRRRPSYIVSSATTSENARERAFRVISRKAG comes from the coding sequence ATGGCTGGACGACAACTGGATGTGGTCATCCCGGTTTTCAACGAAATCGAAATTATTGAGACGCTGCATACGCGAGTCGATGCGGCTTGCAAGAAATCCGGGCTGCGTTACCGGATCAATTATGTCGACGACGGCAGTAGCGATGGTACTGCGGAATGGATCGTCGAAAACGCGATCAATATGTCCGCCTCGCCCGACGAAGCGGTTCAGCTGATCTCGCTTTCGCGAAACTTTGGTCAACCCGCTGCAATCGTCGCAGGACTCGATTCAACCGACGCCGATTGCGTCGTGTTGATGGATGGCGATCTGCAAGATCCGCCTGAATTGATCATGCAAATGGTCGATCGATGGCGTGAAGGGGCCGAAGTCGTCATCCCACAGCGAACTGCCCGTAAAGAAACTTTCGTTCGTGGCCTCGGGTTTGCCGCCTTCCATCGACTATTTCGTTTTCTGTCCGAATCCAAGGTGCCATCCAATACAGGCACGTTTTGCTTGATGAGCCGCAATGCGGTCGAAGCGGTCTGCCGTCTTCCCGAGACGCATCGCTTCTTTCCCGCTCTTCGTGCGTGGGTCGGTTTTAAGGTGTCGATCATCTTGTTTGAACGCCAAGAACGAGCGGGCGGTGAACCCAAACAAAATTTCGTCCGTCTGTTTCGCTACGCCATGGACGCAATCTTTGGTAACTCGCTCAAGCCGCTGCGATTCTTAACGGTCTCTGGGGCCATTTTGTGCTTTCTCTCGATCGCCGCCGCCACGTGGTTTGCGGCGAAGCGAATCAGCGGCCTCGAAACGGCGTCACTTGGCTTCACCACAATCGCCTGTGCCATTTTGGGCTTAGGCGGATTTCAACTGATTGCGGCGGGGATTCTCGGCGAATACATCGGCCGGATCTATGACGAGGTGCGGCGGCGACCTTCCTATATCGTGTCCAGTGCAACCACGTCGGAGAATGCCCGAGAGCGAGCGTTCCGAGTGATCTCACGAAAAGCGGGCTAG